A part of Candidatus Electrothrix aestuarii genomic DNA contains:
- a CDS encoding PKD domain-containing protein encodes MKLKNFLSACRNTFSAPQVFMAFMAYCLLIMLLLLSAGNALAAKKQNFFIITGPEVTEESFQRFVFSFSVDSSYAGKLFVRVFDADFGGTLDLEYKDSKVRYLVYGGANINQGLRTIDEPLPSQSPLAALELGEDKFYNSRWRTIAALNPTDGRLPDGRILFQLVVEGISGPGSNKFQLFISGDEKKNTVLPGLRLFAPAINVQVPSAPSLATEVHFTVPATSQFLNITNFDADTKNYGGRIAFSSPVRPKVRLKASNNKTADYARLPLLEEEKGKTAALLLSSNKVNYVQLWLEDDQGKEIPLELPPFLAPANHVPEPKVKVTLLSACNTAVLDATGTVDKDDDQLSFFWDFEDGSTDTGSRITHDFNGPGIYTARLTVQDDSGFVANQASLDIPVTINAPPKARIAAPASAVPGEKVRFDGSASADADSELIRYRWIFDKEREDNGPVIEYSFDRPGVHEVRLLVEDDGPGLCTSDQASHSILINAAPLAQFTFKQVAAPGEEVVLDASDSLDSDGAITTYTWDFGEQGASGSGETVRHSWQEPGLYTIRLQVADDSGLSNGTNEAQGTIRINAAPEPVITASTQVAAANVPVSFSAAKSCDTDGKISAYAWNFGDGATGQGGQAEHVYAKPGLYSVRLTTQDDSGVGNASQFCEQTLRVNAPPVPVITMPEVVNSSEVVFDASRSSDTDDAIIAYTWDFGDGSKANGAQVRHVYPLPGSYTVQLQVTDASGTASAIQAVQQEIRVNAPPVADAGPDQLIAPGSTVQFDGSRSLDPDGAISSFVWQVQGEKYTGAKFAHQFDQPGQYQINLTVTDNDNASQSDSLTVIINNQPIARMQPLPRLEPGKEVLFDATGSVDADGSIAAYFWDFGDGSKGEGQQVKHVYAEPGRYQAVLTVQDDSGATNDSATTRQTVAINFPPKADAGQDVHTCGQLVSFDGSTSTDPDQDPLAYYWDFGDQKNGQGKNVNHQFAAPGLYPVRLRVDDQTGLGNSSDTQQITVQINNPPKAVIHTDGELFCVGEHVLFDGSLSHDPEEGPLRYLWDLGDGQPVEDANPIRVYDKAGDYAINLTVFDDSGLQCNAGQARKNIQLIAAPIARAGEDIEVCSNAPVAFDATASNGGERPIISYTWNFGDGSSDVLAETNHIYKEPGIYEARLTVKTLELSRCDNQASDVRKVRVLDAPQADFTAGNGCVGELLTFDASASAKSNEGSVQYHWNFGDGAVGGGSSTAHSYSRAGRYTVRLKASNPENAVCSTSESMQEIKINQPPVPRIRWAVAGQAMNFETPQAVLPNTLLHFSAAESKDEDGVISKLLWDFGNGQQAEGWFVEHSFKEPGRYLIRLTVEDDDTGLTCSRSQVELPVFVVGQPALQIQGPEQVCVDQEVRYSLNSLNGEAEQVRWDFGRGMEMQGREVSVTFPQAGIRELHTQIDGQPGPVMTVQVLSLPELVLPKQLTVLAGEEVRIAPAPLVSQKTGVQPLFRWERGDGATVEERQESVFRHVYSEPGKYTVRLHLKGGAEMPACLAAEKEIAVTVLPPPEVNILSKPEQVFSGGARDEVVFQAELRNGQGNWTYHWDFGDKGKGEGATVSHIFQKPGTYMVTLTLIDGSGIARKPYSFSRKVVVQDRGRR; translated from the coding sequence ATGAAATTGAAAAACTTCCTGTCAGCTTGTCGGAACACTTTCTCCGCGCCCCAAGTCTTTATGGCGTTTATGGCGTATTGCCTTCTCATCATGCTGTTGCTGCTCTCCGCAGGCAATGCCCTGGCAGCAAAAAAACAGAACTTCTTTATCATCACTGGCCCGGAGGTCACTGAGGAAAGCTTTCAGCGTTTTGTCTTTTCGTTTTCTGTGGACAGCAGCTATGCTGGCAAACTTTTTGTCCGCGTTTTTGATGCGGATTTCGGCGGCACGCTTGATCTTGAGTATAAGGATTCCAAGGTGCGTTATCTGGTCTACGGTGGGGCAAATATCAACCAAGGCCTGCGTACCATAGACGAGCCCTTGCCAAGCCAATCTCCCCTCGCCGCGCTGGAGCTGGGTGAAGACAAATTTTATAACAGCCGTTGGCGGACCATTGCAGCGCTTAATCCCACGGACGGCAGGCTCCCGGATGGTCGGATTCTCTTTCAGCTTGTCGTGGAAGGTATTTCCGGGCCTGGCAGTAATAAGTTTCAGCTCTTCATCTCTGGGGATGAAAAGAAAAATACGGTGCTTCCAGGTCTCCGGCTCTTTGCTCCGGCGATAAATGTGCAGGTGCCCAGTGCTCCGTCCTTAGCCACTGAAGTTCATTTCACTGTGCCTGCAACAAGCCAATTTCTCAATATCACCAATTTTGACGCTGACACGAAAAATTATGGTGGCCGTATCGCCTTCTCCTCTCCTGTTCGCCCCAAGGTTCGGCTCAAGGCATCGAATAATAAGACCGCTGATTATGCCCGGCTTCCTCTGCTGGAGGAGGAAAAGGGCAAGACCGCAGCTCTGCTCCTCTCCTCCAACAAGGTAAACTATGTCCAGCTCTGGCTGGAGGATGATCAGGGGAAGGAAATCCCTCTTGAGCTCCCGCCCTTTCTCGCCCCGGCTAACCATGTCCCGGAACCAAAGGTTAAAGTAACTTTGTTATCTGCTTGCAATACGGCGGTGCTGGATGCCACCGGCACTGTGGACAAGGATGATGACCAGCTTTCCTTTTTCTGGGATTTTGAGGACGGCAGCACTGATACAGGGAGTCGGATTACCCATGATTTTAACGGGCCTGGAATCTATACAGCTCGCCTTACAGTGCAGGATGATTCCGGCTTTGTTGCCAATCAGGCCAGTCTGGATATTCCGGTGACCATCAACGCCCCACCCAAGGCCCGGATTGCGGCCCCTGCCAGTGCCGTTCCGGGCGAAAAGGTGCGTTTTGACGGCAGTGCCTCTGCTGATGCTGATAGTGAGCTCATCCGGTACCGCTGGATTTTTGATAAGGAACGGGAGGATAATGGACCGGTTATTGAGTACAGCTTTGATCGTCCTGGGGTGCATGAGGTGCGCTTGCTGGTGGAAGATGATGGCCCTGGTCTTTGCACCAGCGACCAAGCGAGCCACAGTATCCTGATCAATGCTGCTCCCTTGGCACAGTTCACCTTTAAGCAGGTGGCTGCACCGGGCGAAGAGGTTGTGCTGGATGCCAGTGATTCCCTGGACAGTGATGGTGCGATTACAACCTATACCTGGGATTTTGGTGAGCAGGGCGCATCGGGCAGCGGAGAGACGGTCAGGCATAGCTGGCAAGAGCCGGGTTTGTACACCATCCGGTTACAGGTCGCGGATGACTCTGGTCTCAGTAACGGCACCAATGAAGCGCAAGGAACCATCAGGATTAATGCGGCCCCAGAACCGGTCATTACCGCTTCAACCCAAGTGGCTGCTGCCAATGTCCCGGTCAGTTTCAGTGCGGCAAAGTCCTGTGATACAGACGGCAAGATCAGTGCCTATGCCTGGAATTTTGGTGATGGGGCAACAGGGCAGGGCGGTCAGGCAGAGCATGTCTACGCAAAACCGGGTCTCTACTCGGTTCGTTTGACAACCCAGGATGATTCCGGGGTGGGGAATGCAAGCCAGTTCTGCGAACAGACCCTGCGGGTTAATGCCCCGCCTGTGCCGGTGATCACTATGCCGGAAGTCGTCAACAGCAGCGAGGTTGTTTTTGATGCCTCCAGGTCCAGCGATACCGATGATGCCATTATTGCCTATACCTGGGATTTTGGAGATGGCAGCAAGGCCAACGGTGCTCAGGTTCGTCATGTTTATCCTCTGCCGGGAAGCTATACGGTTCAGCTTCAGGTAACAGATGCTTCAGGCACGGCCAGCGCGATCCAGGCTGTGCAGCAGGAAATTCGGGTTAATGCACCGCCGGTTGCAGATGCTGGGCCGGATCAGCTTATTGCGCCCGGTAGTACGGTGCAGTTTGACGGAAGTCGTTCTCTGGATCCAGATGGGGCTATCAGTTCCTTTGTTTGGCAGGTGCAGGGGGAAAAATATACAGGTGCAAAGTTTGCTCATCAATTTGACCAGCCCGGCCAATACCAGATCAACCTGACAGTAACAGATAATGACAATGCCAGTCAGAGCGATTCGCTGACCGTGATTATCAATAACCAGCCTATTGCCCGGATGCAGCCCCTGCCGCGCCTTGAACCGGGCAAGGAAGTCCTGTTTGATGCCACCGGCTCAGTAGATGCGGACGGGAGCATTGCTGCCTATTTCTGGGATTTCGGGGATGGGAGCAAGGGCGAAGGTCAGCAGGTAAAGCATGTCTATGCCGAGCCGGGTCGTTATCAGGCCGTGCTCACGGTGCAGGATGACAGTGGCGCAACCAACGACAGTGCCACAACCCGCCAGACCGTGGCGATCAATTTTCCACCCAAGGCCGATGCGGGCCAGGATGTGCATACCTGCGGCCAGTTGGTCTCCTTTGACGGCTCAACCAGCACTGACCCGGATCAGGATCCGCTTGCCTATTATTGGGATTTTGGTGATCAAAAGAACGGGCAAGGGAAAAACGTCAATCACCAGTTTGCCGCCCCCGGCCTGTATCCGGTCCGCCTGCGGGTGGATGACCAGACTGGCCTGGGGAACAGCAGTGATACGCAGCAAATTACTGTGCAGATCAATAATCCGCCCAAGGCAGTAATCCATACCGACGGAGAGCTGTTCTGCGTGGGTGAGCATGTACTCTTTGATGGCTCCTTATCTCATGATCCAGAGGAAGGGCCTTTGCGCTATCTCTGGGATCTCGGGGACGGTCAGCCAGTGGAAGACGCAAATCCGATTCGGGTCTATGATAAGGCAGGCGATTATGCCATCAACCTGACCGTGTTTGATGATTCCGGTTTGCAATGCAATGCAGGTCAGGCCCGGAAAAATATCCAGCTCATTGCGGCACCCATAGCCAGAGCTGGTGAGGATATTGAGGTGTGCAGCAATGCGCCAGTGGCCTTTGATGCTACGGCCTCAAATGGTGGTGAGCGACCCATTATCAGCTATACCTGGAATTTTGGCGACGGCAGCTCTGATGTGTTGGCTGAGACCAATCATATCTACAAGGAGCCAGGGATTTATGAGGCCAGATTGACCGTCAAAACTCTGGAGCTGAGTCGCTGCGATAATCAGGCAAGTGATGTGCGCAAGGTGCGGGTTCTGGATGCTCCGCAGGCCGACTTTACAGCAGGAAATGGCTGTGTGGGCGAGCTGCTTACCTTTGATGCCTCGGCATCAGCAAAAAGCAATGAAGGGTCAGTTCAGTATCATTGGAATTTCGGTGATGGAGCTGTGGGTGGGGGAAGCTCCACAGCGCATAGTTACAGCAGGGCAGGTCGCTATACCGTGCGCCTCAAGGCCAGCAATCCTGAAAACGCCGTATGCAGTACGTCGGAGAGCATGCAGGAAATCAAGATTAATCAACCGCCCGTGCCTCGTATCCGTTGGGCTGTGGCTGGGCAGGCCATGAATTTTGAGACCCCGCAGGCGGTGCTGCCCAACACCCTGCTCCATTTTTCTGCTGCTGAGAGCAAAGATGAGGACGGTGTGATCAGCAAGCTGCTTTGGGATTTTGGTAATGGCCAGCAGGCTGAGGGCTGGTTTGTCGAGCATAGCTTCAAGGAGCCGGGCCGGTATCTTATCCGCCTGACCGTGGAGGATGATGACACCGGATTGACCTGTAGCAGGTCTCAGGTTGAACTCCCTGTCTTTGTGGTTGGGCAGCCCGCGTTGCAGATTCAAGGGCCAGAGCAGGTCTGTGTTGACCAGGAGGTGCGCTACAGCCTGAACAGTCTGAACGGTGAAGCAGAGCAGGTCCGCTGGGATTTCGGCAGGGGAATGGAGATGCAGGGCAGGGAGGTGAGCGTAACATTTCCCCAGGCTGGTATACGGGAGCTCCATACCCAGATTGACGGGCAACCCGGCCCGGTTATGACCGTACAGGTGCTGAGTTTACCCGAACTCGTTCTTCCGAAACAACTAACGGTCCTGGCAGGAGAGGAAGTACGCATTGCACCTGCACCCTTGGTTTCCCAGAAAACCGGTGTCCAGCCCCTGTTTCGTTGGGAGCGCGGAGATGGAGCGACTGTAGAAGAGCGTCAAGAGAGCGTGTTCCGGCATGTTTACTCTGAACCGGGTAAATATACAGTGCGTCTGCATCTGAAGGGTGGGGCAGAGATGCCTGCTTGCCTTGCAGCAGAAAAAGAGATTGCCGTGACCGTGCTGCCTCCGCCGGAGGTGAATATTCTCTCCAAGCCGGAGCAGGTATTTAGCGGCGGTGCCAGGGATGAGGTGGTTTTTCAGGCCGAGCTGCGTAATGGTCAGGGAAACTGGACCTATCACTGGGATTTTGGTGATAAGGGCAAGGGTGAAGGCGCGACTGTCAGCCATATTTTCCAGAAGCCGGGTACCTATATGGTCACCTTGACCCTGATTGATGGCAGCGGCATTGCCCGTAAGCCGTACAGCTTCAGTAGGAAGGTCGTTGTTCAGGATCGCGGGAGGAGATAA